ACGCCTGAGAGTTCTGCGCCGCTCCTGGCGAGCTCTAAGACCGTTCCGCCTCCAAAACAGTAGCCTATGGCTGCTACTGTAGCTGGATCTACGAGCGGATGCTTTTTTAGCGTCGCGTAATAGGCGGAGTAATTGCCATCCTGAAGGCACGATAAAAGCTCTTCTGAGATCGGCGTCGGGACTCCTTCGAGCGCGGTGGCGATCACATTCGCATCTCCG
This genomic window from Acetomicrobium sp. S15 = DSM 107314 contains:
- a CDS encoding dienelactone hydrolase family protein, with amino-acid sequence GDANVIATALEGVPTPISEELLSCLQDGNYSAYYATLKKHPLVDPATVAAIGYCFGGGTVLELARSGAELSGVVSFHLHPLT